From a single Streptomyces sp. NBC_00377 genomic region:
- a CDS encoding MurR/RpiR family transcriptional regulator, with product MSAQTQTGGGVPGREAPGAGVPDADAPDAAGVPGAGVPDSPAARLQALFEGHRLTPTQRRIAHSMVRRASDVPFLSSVELAELAGVSQPSVTRFAVALGFDGYPALRKHLREVAPAEQAAGSASYNEYQQAVEAEIENLKHLAELLADPRPVQRAGRLLAASRPLPVLGLRAAASQAYGFAYFAAKVHPDVRLLNEGGTMIHDRIDAAVRAGASALLCFALPRHPREVVDTLAYAREAGLSVVTVADSAFAPVAKVSDLLLPAAVGTGLAFDTACAPMLLGRVLLEAMCDDLPDAQARLEEFDARAAARGLFVE from the coding sequence ATGAGCGCGCAGACGCAGACCGGTGGGGGAGTGCCGGGCCGGGAGGCGCCGGGGGCCGGTGTACCTGACGCCGACGCACCGGACGCCGCCGGCGTACCGGGGGCCGGTGTGCCGGACAGTCCCGCCGCCCGGTTGCAGGCGCTGTTCGAGGGGCACCGGCTGACCCCGACCCAGCGGCGCATCGCGCACAGCATGGTGCGGCGCGCCTCCGACGTGCCGTTCCTGTCCAGCGTGGAGCTGGCCGAGCTGGCGGGTGTCAGCCAGCCGTCCGTGACCCGCTTCGCGGTCGCCCTCGGCTTCGACGGCTACCCCGCCCTGCGCAAGCACCTGCGCGAGGTCGCTCCCGCGGAACAGGCGGCGGGCTCGGCCTCGTACAACGAGTACCAGCAGGCCGTCGAGGCCGAGATCGAGAACCTGAAGCACCTCGCCGAACTCCTCGCCGACCCCCGGCCGGTCCAGCGGGCGGGACGGCTGCTGGCGGCCTCGCGCCCGCTTCCCGTGCTCGGACTGCGGGCCGCCGCCTCCCAGGCGTACGGGTTCGCGTACTTCGCCGCCAAGGTCCACCCGGACGTACGGCTGCTGAACGAGGGCGGCACGATGATCCACGACCGGATCGACGCCGCCGTCCGGGCGGGCGCCTCGGCCCTGCTCTGCTTCGCACTGCCCCGGCATCCGCGCGAGGTCGTCGACACGCTCGCCTACGCCCGGGAGGCGGGGCTGAGCGTGGTGACGGTCGCCGACTCGGCGTTCGCGCCGGTCGCCAAGGTCTCCGACCTGCTGCTGCCGGCCGCCGTCGGCACCGGCCTGGCGTTCGACACGGCGTGCGCGCCGATGCTGCTCGGGCGGGTGCTGCTGGAGGCGATGTGCGACGACCTGCCCGACGCGCAGGCCCGCCTGGAGGAGTTCGACGCACGGGCGGCGGCGCGGGGTCTCTTCGTGGAGTAG
- a CDS encoding roadblock/LC7 domain-containing protein, protein MVSEPEILDELRRLRARVPQLTGALTAGVDGLVLAHDTPGVEPEVVAALTAAALGVAVRMADTTGQGDFRELLVRGVYGYVATYAAGESAVLTLLAQDRVNVGRLHLEGRRAGARIGELVDAWEATAREAKAASASTAARTPAKTPAKAPVRTPAKPPIVRTRTARGSATTNARTTTES, encoded by the coding sequence ATGGTGTCCGAGCCCGAGATACTCGACGAACTCCGGCGGCTGCGGGCCCGGGTGCCCCAGTTGACCGGCGCCCTGACGGCCGGCGTGGACGGTCTCGTCCTCGCCCACGACACACCCGGCGTGGAGCCGGAGGTGGTGGCCGCGCTGACGGCCGCCGCCCTCGGCGTCGCGGTGCGGATGGCGGACACGACCGGCCAGGGCGACTTCCGCGAGCTGCTCGTGCGCGGCGTCTACGGCTATGTCGCGACCTACGCGGCCGGCGAGAGCGCCGTCCTGACCCTGCTCGCGCAGGACCGGGTCAACGTCGGCCGGCTGCATCTGGAGGGCCGCCGGGCCGGGGCCCGCATCGGGGAGCTCGTCGACGCGTGGGAGGCGACGGCGCGGGAGGCGAAGGCCGCCTCCGCCAGTACGGCGGCCAGGACGCCGGCGAAGACACCCGCGAAGGCGCCCGTGCGGACGCCCGCCAAACCCCCCATCGTCCGGACCAGAACGGCGCGCGGATCGGCGACGACCAACGCGCGCACCACCACGGAAAGTTGA
- a CDS encoding transcriptional regulator: MTAVRTTPQGTTPPPRLPVREKSGARERGGGLSPMLTRLAAERATGVLERERGSLYLDEGRVVHAESPLAPGLDVLLLAHGTLAPAVWQDAVERADEEYGVARLLLDAGRVPRGALELCHLEAVYDAAYFALTPSSTPGHFRYGAGHWLGTLRPVAVEAVERETLRRRELLHRLWPDPLTDGAPLRRAESVAAPAPTARQGAVLALVDGVRTATDIARELGRQAFHTLVDVRRLAAAGLLTGLFPPPRPQRPPAAPPPDTGPAANTAAPVPNPAPGVTLPRVNDPDITLLKRLRDALEAL, translated from the coding sequence ATGACCGCGGTGAGAACGACCCCGCAGGGGACGACCCCGCCGCCCAGGCTGCCCGTGCGGGAGAAGTCGGGCGCCCGGGAGCGCGGCGGCGGACTGTCGCCGATGCTGACCCGGCTCGCGGCCGAACGGGCCACCGGTGTCCTGGAGCGCGAGCGCGGCTCGCTCTACCTCGACGAGGGCCGGGTGGTGCACGCCGAGAGCCCGCTCGCCCCGGGCCTCGACGTGCTCCTCCTGGCCCACGGCACCCTCGCCCCCGCTGTCTGGCAGGACGCGGTCGAGCGGGCCGACGAGGAGTACGGCGTCGCCCGTCTGCTGCTCGACGCCGGCCGCGTCCCGCGCGGCGCGCTGGAACTCTGCCACCTCGAGGCGGTGTACGACGCGGCGTACTTCGCGCTCACCCCCAGCAGCACACCGGGCCACTTCCGGTACGGCGCCGGACACTGGCTGGGCACGCTCCGGCCGGTCGCGGTCGAGGCGGTCGAGCGCGAGACGCTGCGCCGGCGCGAGCTGCTGCACCGTCTATGGCCGGACCCGCTGACCGACGGGGCGCCGCTGCGACGCGCCGAGTCCGTCGCGGCGCCCGCGCCGACCGCCCGGCAGGGCGCGGTACTGGCTCTGGTGGACGGCGTGCGCACCGCGACGGACATCGCCCGGGAGCTGGGCCGGCAGGCTTTCCACACCCTGGTGGACGTGCGGCGGCTGGCGGCGGCGGGCCTGCTGACCGGTCTGTTCCCACCGCCGCGGCCGCAGCGCCCGCCGGCCGCGCCCCCGCCCGACACCGGTCCGGCCGCGAACACCGCGGCGCCGGTCCCGAACCCGGCACCGGGCGTCACCCTGCCCCGTGTCAACGACCCCGACATCACCTTGCTGAAGAGGCTCAGGGATGCGCTGGAGGCCCTTTGA
- the hutU gene encoding urocanate hydratase: MSGPRPVRASRGTELSALGWQQEAALRMLQNNLDPEVAEHPDKLVVYGGTGKAARDWRSFDAMVRTLRTLKQDETMLVQSGRPVGVMQTHEWAPRVLIANSNLVGDWANWEEFRRLEALGLTMYGQMTAGSWIYIGTQGILQGTYETFAAVAAKKFGGSLAGTITLTAGLGGMGGAQPLAVTMNDGVAICIDCDPRAIDRRIEHRYLDVRADNLDHALQLAVEARDQRRPLSIGVLGNAAELLPQLLAMGAPVDIVTDQTSAHDPLAYLPTGIAFEDMADAAEKDPAGFTTRARESMARHVEAMVGFMDAGAEVFDYGNSIRGEAQLAGYDRAFAFPGFVPAYIRPLFCEGKGPFRWAALSGDPADIAKTDKAILDLFPENESLARWIKLAGERVHFQGLPARICWLGYGERDKAGERFNDMVASGELAAPLAIGRDHLDSGSVASPYRETEAMLDGSDAIADWPLLNAMVNVASGASWVSIHHGGGVGMGRSIHAGQVSVADGTKLAGEKLRRVLTNDPGMGVIRHVDAGYDIAETAADERGVRVPMREGDDA, encoded by the coding sequence ATGTCAGGACCCCGCCCCGTACGAGCGTCACGCGGTACGGAACTGAGCGCCCTGGGATGGCAGCAGGAAGCCGCCTTGCGCATGCTGCAGAACAACCTCGACCCCGAGGTCGCCGAACACCCCGACAAGCTCGTCGTCTACGGCGGCACGGGCAAGGCGGCCCGTGACTGGCGCTCCTTCGACGCGATGGTCCGCACGCTGCGGACCCTCAAGCAGGACGAGACCATGCTCGTCCAGTCCGGCCGCCCGGTCGGCGTCATGCAGACCCACGAGTGGGCCCCGCGCGTCCTCATCGCCAACTCCAACCTCGTCGGCGACTGGGCCAACTGGGAGGAGTTCCGCCGGCTGGAGGCCCTCGGCCTCACCATGTACGGCCAGATGACCGCCGGTTCCTGGATCTACATCGGCACCCAGGGCATCCTCCAGGGCACCTACGAGACCTTCGCCGCCGTCGCCGCGAAGAAGTTCGGCGGCTCCCTCGCCGGCACGATCACCCTCACCGCCGGCCTCGGCGGCATGGGCGGCGCCCAGCCCCTCGCCGTCACGATGAACGACGGCGTGGCCATCTGCATCGACTGCGACCCGCGCGCCATCGACCGCCGCATCGAGCACCGCTACCTCGACGTCAGGGCCGACAACCTCGACCACGCTCTCCAGCTGGCCGTCGAGGCCCGCGACCAGCGCAGGCCGCTCTCCATCGGCGTCCTCGGCAACGCCGCCGAGCTCCTTCCGCAGCTGCTCGCGATGGGCGCCCCCGTCGACATCGTCACCGACCAGACCTCCGCCCACGACCCGCTGGCCTACCTCCCCACCGGGATCGCCTTCGAGGACATGGCCGACGCCGCCGAGAAGGACCCGGCCGGCTTCACCACCCGCGCCCGCGAGTCGATGGCACGGCACGTCGAGGCGATGGTCGGCTTCATGGACGCCGGCGCCGAGGTCTTCGACTACGGAAACTCCATCCGGGGCGAGGCACAACTCGCGGGATACGACCGCGCGTTCGCCTTCCCCGGGTTCGTCCCCGCCTACATCCGCCCGCTGTTCTGCGAGGGCAAGGGCCCCTTCCGCTGGGCGGCGCTCTCCGGCGACCCGGCCGACATCGCCAAGACCGACAAGGCGATCCTCGACCTCTTCCCGGAGAACGAGTCCCTGGCCCGCTGGATCAAGCTGGCCGGTGAGCGCGTCCACTTCCAGGGTCTGCCCGCCCGGATCTGCTGGCTCGGCTACGGCGAACGCGACAAGGCCGGCGAGCGCTTCAACGACATGGTGGCCTCCGGCGAGCTGGCCGCCCCGCTGGCCATCGGCCGCGACCACCTCGACTCCGGTTCCGTGGCCTCCCCGTACCGCGAGACCGAGGCCATGCTCGACGGCTCCGACGCGATCGCCGACTGGCCCCTGCTCAACGCGATGGTGAACGTCGCCTCGGGCGCCTCCTGGGTCTCCATCCACCACGGCGGCGGCGTCGGCATGGGACGCTCCATCCACGCCGGTCAGGTGTCCGTGGCCGACGGCACGAAGCTCGCCGGCGAGAAGCTGCGCCGCGTCCTCACCAACGACCCCGGCATGGGTGTCATCCGGCACGTGGACGCCGGGTACGACATCGCCGAGACGGCAGCCGACGAGCGGGGCGTGCGCGTGCCCATGCGTGAAGGTGACGACGCGTGA
- a CDS encoding allantoate amidohydrolase, which produces MWRELAPIGRHSESRGYRRYAWTAADTDCRAWFRQQAETRGLTYEVDRNGNQWAWLGDPAAGDAVVTGSHLDSVPDGGAFDGPLGVVSSFAALDELRARDVTLTRPLALVNFGDEEGARFGLACVGSRLTAGRLTLEQAHRLTDGDGITLPQAMEAAGHDPDAIGPDPERLARVGAFVELHVEQGRALDLSGDPVGLASAIWPHGRWRFDFRGEANHAGTTRLVDRRDPMLPYAETVLAARREARLAGAVATFGKISVEPNGVNAIPSLVRGWLDSRAADQAALDTVVGGVERAAREYAQTHGIDLDVVRESFTPVVEFDHALRDELGRILGSDTDLKVPVLGTGAGHDAGILSGTIPTAMLFVRNPTGVSHSPAEFAGEDDCVAGVHALADVLEGLARR; this is translated from the coding sequence ATGTGGCGTGAACTGGCGCCCATCGGACGGCACTCCGAATCCCGCGGCTACCGCCGCTACGCCTGGACCGCCGCCGACACCGACTGCCGTGCCTGGTTCAGGCAGCAGGCCGAGACGCGGGGTCTGACCTACGAGGTCGACCGCAACGGCAACCAGTGGGCGTGGCTCGGGGACCCGGCGGCCGGGGACGCCGTCGTCACCGGCTCGCACCTCGACTCCGTGCCGGACGGCGGCGCCTTCGACGGGCCCCTGGGCGTGGTGTCCTCCTTCGCCGCCCTCGACGAACTCCGCGCGCGGGACGTCACGCTCACCAGGCCGCTCGCTCTCGTCAACTTCGGTGACGAGGAGGGCGCCCGCTTCGGGCTCGCCTGCGTCGGCTCCCGGCTCACCGCCGGCCGGCTCACCCTGGAACAGGCCCACCGCCTCACCGACGGCGACGGGATCACCCTCCCGCAGGCCATGGAGGCCGCCGGGCACGACCCCGACGCCATCGGTCCCGACCCGGAGCGGCTCGCCCGTGTCGGCGCCTTCGTCGAACTGCATGTGGAGCAGGGGCGTGCTCTCGACCTGAGCGGGGACCCGGTCGGCCTCGCCAGCGCCATCTGGCCGCACGGGCGCTGGCGGTTCGACTTCCGGGGTGAGGCCAACCACGCCGGCACCACCCGTCTCGTGGACCGGCGCGACCCGATGCTGCCGTACGCCGAGACCGTGCTGGCCGCCCGCCGCGAAGCCCGGCTCGCGGGCGCCGTGGCCACGTTCGGCAAGATCTCCGTCGAGCCGAACGGCGTCAACGCCATCCCTTCCCTGGTGCGCGGCTGGCTCGACTCCCGCGCCGCCGACCAGGCCGCCCTCGACACGGTGGTCGGCGGGGTGGAGCGGGCCGCACGCGAGTACGCGCAGACCCACGGCATCGACCTGGACGTCGTCCGGGAGTCGTTCACGCCCGTCGTCGAGTTCGATCACGCCCTGCGCGACGAACTCGGCCGCATCCTCGGCAGCGACACGGACCTCAAGGTCCCCGTCCTCGGCACCGGCGCCGGACACGACGCCGGGATCCTGTCCGGGACCATCCCGACCGCCATGCTGTTCGTGCGCAACCCCACGGGCGTCTCGCACTCCCCCGCCGAGTTCGCCGGCGAGGACGACTGCGTGGCCGGGGTGCACGCCCTCGCCGACGTACTGGAAGGACTGGCCCGCAGGTGA
- a CDS encoding formimidoylglutamate deiminase translates to MTPTQRTRTYWLEHAWLDTNVEPGVALEVTEGRISAVRTGVDTPPPGAEILRGLTLPGLANAHSHAFHRALRGTVQVGSGTFWTWREVMYSVADRLTPDTYHQLARAVYAEMALAGITAVGEFHYLHHARGGTPYADPNAMGEALIEAAAEAGIRITLLDTAYLSAGFGQPPTAHQLRFSDGDADAWAERCSLLKERDHARIGAAVHSVRAVPAGQLATVASWAEERRAPLHVHLSEQTAENDACLAAHGRTPTQLLAEHGVLGPRTTGVHNTHLTDEDITLLGRSGTGTCMCPTTERDLADGIGPAVALQAAGSPLSLGSDSHAVIDLLEEARAMELNERLRTRTRGHWTAAALLRAASADGHAALGNPDAGTLETGAAADFTTLALDSVRTAGPVPRLGAETAVFAATAADVRHTVVAGRHVVRDGAHTLVPDVPQALARAVAALHA, encoded by the coding sequence GTGACACCCACGCAGCGGACACGGACGTACTGGCTGGAACACGCCTGGCTCGACACGAACGTCGAGCCGGGCGTCGCCCTGGAGGTGACGGAGGGACGCATCAGCGCCGTCCGGACGGGCGTCGACACCCCGCCGCCCGGCGCCGAGATCCTGCGTGGCCTCACCCTTCCCGGCCTGGCGAACGCCCACAGCCACGCCTTCCACCGGGCCCTGCGCGGCACCGTCCAGGTCGGCTCGGGCACCTTCTGGACCTGGCGCGAGGTCATGTACTCGGTCGCCGACCGGCTCACCCCGGACACCTATCACCAGCTGGCCCGCGCGGTGTACGCCGAGATGGCGCTGGCCGGCATCACGGCCGTCGGCGAGTTCCACTACCTGCACCACGCGCGGGGCGGCACCCCCTACGCCGACCCCAACGCCATGGGCGAGGCCCTCATCGAGGCCGCCGCCGAAGCCGGCATCCGCATCACCCTCCTCGACACCGCCTACCTCTCCGCCGGTTTCGGACAGCCGCCCACCGCCCACCAGCTCCGCTTCTCCGACGGCGACGCGGACGCCTGGGCCGAACGCTGTTCACTTCTCAAGGAACGGGATCACGCGAGGATCGGGGCGGCCGTCCACTCCGTACGGGCCGTGCCCGCCGGGCAGTTGGCGACCGTGGCGAGCTGGGCCGAGGAGCGCCGGGCGCCGCTGCATGTGCACCTGTCCGAGCAGACCGCCGAGAACGACGCCTGCCTCGCCGCCCACGGCCGCACGCCCACCCAGCTCCTCGCCGAGCACGGCGTCCTCGGGCCACGCACCACCGGCGTCCACAACACCCACCTCACCGACGAGGACATCACCCTCCTCGGCCGGTCAGGCACCGGCACCTGCATGTGCCCGACGACCGAACGGGACCTCGCCGACGGCATCGGCCCGGCCGTCGCCCTCCAGGCCGCGGGCTCACCGCTCTCCCTCGGCTCCGACAGCCACGCCGTCATCGACCTCCTCGAAGAGGCCCGCGCGATGGAGCTGAACGAGCGGCTGCGCACCCGCACCCGGGGTCACTGGACCGCGGCGGCCCTGCTGCGCGCCGCGTCCGCCGACGGCCACGCCGCCCTCGGCAACCCGGACGCGGGCACCCTGGAGACCGGCGCGGCGGCCGACTTCACGACCCTCGCGCTCGACTCGGTCAGGACGGCGGGCCCGGTGCCCAGACTGGGCGCCGAGACGGCCGTATTCGCGGCGACCGCGGCGGACGTACGGCATACGGTCGTCGCCGGGCGGCACGTCGTACGCGACGGGGCGCACACGCTCGTCCCCGATGTGCCGCAGGCCCTCGCGCGGGCCGTGGCGGCCCTGCACGCCTGA
- the hutI gene encoding imidazolonepropionase, whose amino-acid sequence MSSSTGTTGTSTVITDIAMLVTNDPSLGSGSPRPSTFGSGGGSPLGVIRDAAVVIEGDRVVWTGESSKAPATDNRVDAGGRAVLPGFVDSHSHLVFAGDRTEEFNARMSGRGYTAGGIRTTVAATRAATDGELEANLTRFLSEALRQGTTTLETKSGYGLTVADEARALRLAAAHTDEVTYLGAHIVSPDFADDPAAYVALVTGEMLDACAPHARWIDVFCEKGAFDGDQARAILTAGKAKGLHPRIHANQLSYGPGVQLAVELDAASADHCTHLTDADVDALASGDTVATLLPGAEFSTRAEWPDARRLLDAGVTVALSTDCNPGSSFTSSVPFCIALAVRDMGMTPDEAVWSATAGGAAALRRTDVGRVAPGAYADLTFLDAPSHVHLAYRPGVPLVSQVWRRGVRVV is encoded by the coding sequence ATGAGCAGCAGCACCGGTACGACCGGCACGAGCACCGTCATCACCGACATCGCCATGCTGGTCACCAACGATCCCTCCCTCGGATCCGGGTCCCCCCGCCCGAGCACCTTCGGGAGTGGGGGAGGCTCTCCCCTGGGCGTGATCCGGGACGCGGCCGTCGTCATCGAGGGCGACCGCGTCGTGTGGACCGGTGAATCAAGCAAAGCACCCGCCACTGACAACCGGGTCGACGCCGGTGGCCGGGCGGTCCTCCCGGGCTTCGTCGACTCCCACTCCCACCTGGTCTTCGCGGGCGACCGCACCGAGGAGTTCAACGCCCGCATGTCGGGCCGCGGTTACACGGCGGGCGGCATCCGCACCACGGTGGCGGCCACCCGGGCGGCCACCGACGGGGAACTGGAGGCGAACCTCACGCGTTTCCTCTCCGAGGCCCTCCGCCAGGGCACCACCACCTTGGAGACCAAGTCGGGCTACGGCCTGACGGTCGCCGACGAGGCCCGCGCCCTGCGCCTCGCCGCCGCCCACACCGACGAGGTCACCTACCTCGGCGCCCACATCGTCTCCCCCGACTTCGCCGACGACCCGGCCGCCTACGTGGCGCTGGTCACCGGCGAGATGCTCGACGCCTGCGCGCCGCACGCCCGCTGGATCGACGTCTTCTGCGAGAAGGGCGCCTTCGACGGCGACCAGGCCCGCGCGATCCTCACCGCCGGCAAGGCGAAGGGACTGCACCCCCGCATCCACGCCAACCAGCTCTCCTACGGGCCCGGCGTGCAGCTGGCGGTCGAGCTGGACGCGGCCAGCGCCGACCACTGCACCCACCTCACGGACGCGGACGTCGACGCCCTCGCGAGCGGCGACACGGTCGCCACGCTGCTGCCCGGCGCCGAGTTCTCCACCCGCGCCGAGTGGCCGGACGCCCGCCGGCTGCTGGACGCGGGCGTCACGGTCGCCCTCTCCACGGACTGCAACCCCGGCTCGTCCTTCACCTCGTCCGTGCCGTTCTGTATCGCGCTCGCGGTACGGGACATGGGGATGACGCCGGACGAGGCGGTGTGGTCGGCGACCGCGGGCGGGGCTGCGGCCCTGCGCCGCACGGACGTCGGACGGGTGGCCCCCGGCGCGTACGCCGACCTGACCTTCCTGGACGCTCCGAGCCACGTCCACCTGGCCTACCGGCCCGGCGTACCGCTCGTCTCGCAGGTGTGGCGGCGCGGCGTACGGGTCGTCTGA
- a CDS encoding DMT family transporter has protein sequence MPVLLVAVVWGSSYLAAKGVTTADTVAAVLVLRFAVVLPVLVIAGRRRLRALSGPQWRGAGVLGLILAVIFLLETYGVVHTSATNAGLIISLTMVFTPLAESRVRGVRLPGAFVAAAGLSVLGVALLTQGAGFTAPSGGDLLMLGAAVARTVHVLAMARMDAVRGADALSLTTVQLGSAVAVFAVLAAAPGTGASPWAAAADFDGGDWLGLVYLSVFCTLFAFFVQMWAVRRTSPSRVSLLLGTEPVWAAAVGIALAGDRPGWLGYVGAVLVLVGTGWGRSVADRGQEPAADPDATPREAASAETPAGTPGQTTRTPRRHTCETSGTPGR, from the coding sequence CTGCCCGTTCTGCTCGTCGCGGTGGTCTGGGGTTCCAGTTATCTGGCCGCCAAGGGCGTCACCACCGCGGACACCGTGGCGGCCGTGCTGGTGCTGCGGTTCGCCGTGGTGCTGCCGGTGCTGGTAATCGCCGGGCGCAGGCGGCTGCGCGCGCTCAGCGGGCCGCAGTGGCGTGGGGCCGGCGTGCTGGGGCTGATCCTGGCCGTGATCTTCCTGCTGGAGACGTACGGCGTGGTGCACACCTCCGCCACCAATGCCGGGCTGATCATCAGTCTGACCATGGTCTTCACCCCGCTCGCGGAGAGCCGGGTGCGCGGGGTGCGACTGCCCGGGGCCTTCGTGGCGGCGGCCGGGCTGTCGGTGCTCGGCGTGGCGCTGCTGACGCAGGGCGCCGGGTTCACCGCTCCGTCGGGGGGCGATCTGCTGATGCTGGGGGCGGCCGTCGCCCGTACCGTGCACGTGCTGGCCATGGCGCGCATGGACGCGGTACGAGGCGCCGACGCGTTGTCGCTGACGACGGTTCAACTGGGTTCCGCGGTGGCCGTGTTCGCGGTGCTGGCGGCCGCGCCGGGGACGGGAGCGTCGCCGTGGGCGGCCGCGGCGGACTTCGACGGCGGCGACTGGCTGGGGCTGGTCTACCTCTCCGTCTTCTGCACCCTGTTCGCGTTCTTCGTGCAGATGTGGGCGGTCCGCCGTACGTCGCCCTCCCGGGTCAGCCTGCTGCTGGGCACCGAACCGGTGTGGGCGGCCGCCGTGGGCATCGCGCTCGCCGGGGACCGGCCCGGGTGGCTCGGCTACGTGGGCGCGGTGCTCGTGCTCGTCGGCACCGGATGGGGACGGTCGGTGGCGGACCGTGGGCAGGAGCCGGCGGCCGACCCCGACGCGACGCCCCGTGAGGCTGCTTCCGCCGAGACGCCCGCCGGGACGCCCGGTCAGACGACCCGTACGCCGCGCCGCCACACCTGCGAGACGAGCGGTACGCCGGGCCGGTAG
- a CDS encoding RICIN domain-containing protein, translating to MAPADGVGDSDSDDVSTDGLDGSDAYLTDRLRAAPAAAYPALRTLRARHHPAVLAYARRCTTSEPAARRLAAEAFTLAARETARGNDPGGPWRHQLLLLSWQVAADWAADDRAGGLDAALLLVVNTAAPGGPVPPLLGAFRSLPSRAQGIVWYGVVEREPVERTAALLGLTPEDVTYGAGPALQVLAQTCLRYRLAASDDPRCGDFRRLIEQSVRADGPRHSPDLDVHMTHCPHCATAYEEQCALRDTPRGALAEGLLPWGGAAYVMDVRESPRPAPRAARRPARRVVLASAVLGVAVVPLLFLLVANGGSGGDPSGPVAAGPSTAPPVTVTATVAVPAVPGTASPSPSRSPRPSPTRTAAPPEPSTTPSPSPAPVRPPGAAYAQVVNVATGRCLEVAGDLDNGTDVVTVPCTASPSQRWRVDASREVLQSYADPAFCLDSRGSVDNGVGVWDCSSVDGDNGQNLRFTVDGDGTIRPAIAILTALTAQGTGGLSLEPLDESGAQLWRAGAA from the coding sequence ATGGCCCCTGCCGACGGCGTCGGCGACAGCGACAGCGACGACGTGAGCACCGACGGTCTCGACGGTTCCGACGCGTACCTCACCGACCGGCTCCGCGCCGCCCCCGCCGCCGCGTACCCGGCGCTGCGCACCCTCCGTGCCCGCCACCACCCGGCCGTCCTGGCCTACGCCCGCCGCTGCACGACCAGCGAACCGGCGGCGCGGCGCCTCGCGGCCGAGGCGTTCACTCTGGCCGCCCGGGAGACGGCTCGCGGCAACGACCCCGGCGGCCCCTGGCGGCATCAGCTGCTGCTGCTGTCCTGGCAGGTGGCCGCGGACTGGGCCGCCGACGACCGGGCCGGCGGGCTGGACGCGGCACTGCTGCTCGTCGTCAACACGGCGGCCCCCGGCGGCCCGGTGCCGCCGCTGCTCGGCGCGTTCCGCTCGCTGCCCTCCCGCGCACAGGGAATCGTCTGGTACGGCGTCGTGGAACGCGAGCCCGTGGAGCGGACGGCCGCGCTGCTCGGACTGACCCCCGAGGACGTCACGTACGGCGCGGGCCCCGCCCTCCAGGTCCTGGCGCAGACCTGTCTGCGGTACCGCCTCGCCGCCTCGGACGATCCCCGCTGCGGGGACTTCCGCCGTCTGATCGAGCAGTCGGTACGTGCGGACGGCCCCCGGCACAGCCCCGACCTCGACGTCCACATGACGCACTGCCCGCACTGCGCGACCGCCTACGAGGAGCAGTGCGCGCTGCGCGACACCCCGCGCGGGGCCCTCGCCGAGGGGCTGCTGCCATGGGGCGGGGCGGCGTACGTCATGGACGTGCGCGAGTCGCCCCGCCCGGCGCCGAGAGCCGCACGCAGACCGGCCCGCCGGGTCGTGCTGGCGTCGGCGGTGCTGGGGGTCGCCGTGGTGCCGCTGCTGTTCCTGCTGGTGGCCAACGGCGGGTCGGGCGGGGACCCGTCGGGTCCCGTCGCCGCCGGGCCGTCGACCGCGCCGCCGGTGACCGTCACGGCGACGGTCGCGGTGCCCGCCGTACCGGGCACCGCCTCCCCGTCACCGTCCCGGTCGCCGCGTCCCTCCCCGACCCGCACCGCCGCACCGCCAGAACCCAGCACCACGCCGTCCCCGTCCCCGGCCCCCGTACGGCCGCCCGGCGCGGCGTACGCCCAGGTCGTGAACGTGGCCACGGGCCGCTGCCTGGAGGTGGCGGGCGACCTCGACAACGGCACGGACGTCGTCACCGTGCCCTGTACCGCCTCCCCCAGCCAGCGCTGGCGGGTCGACGCCTCACGCGAGGTGCTCCAGTCGTACGCCGACCCCGCCTTCTGCCTGGACAGCCGCGGCTCGGTCGACAACGGCGTGGGCGTCTGGGACTGCTCCTCGGTGGACGGCGACAACGGTCAGAACCTGAGGTTCACCGTGGACGGCGACGGCACGATCCGACCCGCCATCGCCATCCTGACGGCCCTCACCGCCCAGGGAACCGGCGGACTGTCCCTGGAGCCCCTGGACGAGTCGGGCGCCCAGCTGTGGCGGGCCGGGGCGGCTTGA